The genomic segment AACTATGTTTTATTTCCccgtttattaattttttatacccTTTATCACTATCTGACCCTGTATAAGTTACATTCTTAAAATTCACCGTGTTTGTGATTAATGATGTGAACGACAAAACACACCTGCGTATTGTCCTTAATTCCTTCAAGATCTTTGTTGGAATACAATTGTACGTACGGGACTTGAGTCCCGATTTTTAGAAGTATGGCATTCTGGTGTGGGGTTTGCTCTCCACTTAGAAAGGGTGTTTTTTCTGGTGTGGTTTTACTGAGGTTCTTTTctttggataatttttttttggttaaagacctgtaagaataaaaaataatgaagagaaGTGAATTAAGTTTCTTTCATGAGCTCAAACTAGCtatcattaaattaatttataaaaactttctTATTAGTTTTAATCAGGTGGAAACTAAAATTAGCTTATGAGAGGAAttagttcttttttttcttcttattttcttcttctgtaaGTATTTTTTTCGTCTAATGGGTGACACTATAGGCATTTGTACTTGAGAACTTATATAAGTGGGATGAAATGCGAGGACATGGtcatggtttactattttatgcAAGGTGAAACGAATGAGCTACGTCTCTCTCTTTCCTGAAGCATTCTAATGTGAAGATTTAAATTTTCTTGTAGAGGACACACTTTGGACTGGGATCCCTGGAGACTACACCAACAAAAGTGCTCCACAAGCACTGGCTGAAGTCAGAAAGCTCGTTGATGATAGAAAATTCTCTGAAGCTACCGCAGCAGCTGTCAAGTTGTCAGGAGAGCCTTCCGATGTATGTAATATGTCACAATTCATATAACCATCCTTGCTCTAAGTTTCAAAGAACTACATTCTATTTACTGAACCGATGTCAGGGGTTGACAACCCGGTAATATGATATATGAACAGTGGAATCTGATTAGGTGCTATTTTCTACAATACAAAtctcataattttattattcaactAGTAATCCATTCATTCCCCCAGGCCCCCTTTTAAATGTGTGCTAATTGGTGCTCTCATTTGTGCATGAGTCAAGGAAGCTTTATACAATCTTGGTACTCATTTTCCTAACTGTTATTTTTTGACATGAAGGTATACCAACTTCTCGGTGATATCAAGATAGAGTTTCATGATTCCCATCTTAAATATTCAAAGGAGTCTTATTACAGGGAGCTGGATTTGGATACTGCTACCGCAAAAGTAAAATACTCTGTGGGTGATGTAGAATTTACTAGAGAGCATTTTGTTTCTAGTCCAGACCAAGTAATAGTGACAAGGTTATCTGCAAGCAAACCTGGGTCATTATCATTTACAGTGTATTTTGATAGCAAAATGCATCATGATTCAAGGATAAGTGGCCAAAATCAGATAATAATTGAAGGGAGATGTCCTGGTAGTAGGATCCGACCGAGACTGAATTCAATTGACAATCCAATGGGGATTCGGTTTTCTGCAGTTTTTGATATGCAGATTAGTAACGGGGTTATACAAGTTTTAGATGATAGGAAGCTAACAGTTGAAGGTTCAGATTCGGCTATTTTGCTTTTGAcagcttcttcttcctttgaTGGCCCATTTACTATGCCTGAAGACTCAAAGAAGGACCCTACTTCTGAGTCCCTCAGTAAAATGAAGTCCGTGAAAAGTTTTTCTTATGCTGATCTTTATGCACGACACATAGATGACTATCAAAATCTATTTCACCGCGTCTCATTGCAACTCTCTAAAAGCTCAAAGACTGTTTTGGGAAAATCTGTTTTCTTCAAAAGGCAGTCAGTTTCCTCCCAAACAAACATCTCTCAAAAGGAAGGTGACACCATTCCAACTTCAGCAAGAGTCAAATCTTTTCAAACTGATGAGGACCCTTCCTTTGTTGAGCTTTTGTTTCAATATGGTCGATATCTCCTAATCTCTTGTTCACGTCCTGGATCTCAGGTGGCAAATCTACAGGGTATCTGGAACAAAGATGTTGAGCCTGCATGGGAGTAtgttttcccttctctttttcatcCCTCATCtagcaataaataaataaataaataaataaataaaaaggaaattgtATACTATAGTTTTTTGTTTATAAGGTTGCGTAGAGTTTTCGCATGGATATGAAGTATTAAATATAGTATGTAGAAGTACTTTCACGAACAATTGCTATGAGTTTGTAATTTGTCTCTTTTTGTACTTCATCCAGTGGTGCTCCTCACTTGAACATTAATCTTCAAATGAATTATTGGCCAGCCCTTTCTAGCAACCTACAAGAGTGTCAAGAGCCCTTATTTGATTTCATTTCGTCTTTGTCAGCCAATGGTAAAAAAACTGCAAAGGTATTTTGTTCTTTTCCCTCTTGCTTTCATATTATTCTTGGCATTGTATTTAAGAAAGAGATCCACCCTTTCCGCTATTAGTAACTTTATATCCTTTATAGCAAAACAAGAAGACAAGAAGATATAGTCTACCGTATTACCATTTGCCCACCATGCCCTGAATTTTATATGCTCTATCCATATTTTCCTTTGATCTTTTGCATACAGGTGAACTATGAAACAAATGGTTGGGTTGCACATCAAGTTTCTGACATATGGGCTAAAACATCACCAGATAGAGGTGAGGCTGTTTGGGCTTTATGGCCTATGGGTGGAGCTTGGCTTTGTGCCCATTTATGGGAGCATTATACTTATACAATGGACAAAGTAAGTTCAGATCTTTCAGTAAAGTATCTAAGCCTCGATTTAAAAGTATTGACTCAAAACTGATCTTGTGAAACGAGTTGTTTATACTTGTACAGTTGCCTATTCAGACGGATTAATTTTAGATAGCTATTGAAATTATTGATGATGAACTGTTATACTTGTACAGTTGCCTATTTCATGAATGCAATTGTCTGCTTCTATTTTCATGGCATAACTATGTGTTGGACCTGAAATATTGAAAGAGGTTATTCATCTTCATATCATGATAGGGTTCTCTATATGACCAGTTGatctattttttgttattatgatttatgaactcaatataatttcaaaattgataCAAATCCAAATATTGCCTTGTTCAGCTGTGACAATTAATAATTCCAGGGAGCAACATACTGTTTTCAACAACCAACAACTTCAATTATAGATTTCAAGTTTCATTTAAGGATGGAACTTATTTACTGCTATTATTACCAATGAACCTTTGAGGTTATAAATATAGACTAGTTATTAGATACCCATTATCATGGCACATATAGCTATATTTTTCCTGTAAATGTTATATTAGTAAATGTATCTGTTTTGTGTAGTATCTTGTGTGTATTAATTACTAGGTAAGTGAtggttgattttgttttattttttttacattaggattttcttaaaaataaagcATACCCTTTGTTGGAAGAATGTGCATCATTTTTGTTGGATTGGTTGATTGAAGGCCGTGGTGGATTATTAGAAACTAACCCATCAACTTCACCAGAGCACATGTTCACTGCACCAGACCGAAAGCCTGCTAGTGTGAGCTACTCATCAACCATGGACATTTCAATCATAAAAGAAGTTTTCACTATAATCATTTCTGCCGCTGAGGTGAGAATGATCTTAATACTCAAACCAATACTAGTTTCATATTATCCCAATTTTGTCTTGGTCACTAAATATCTGAAAAACAGGTTTTGGGAAGACACGATGACGCAATCATCAAAAGAGTCACTGTGTATCAGTCTAAGCTTCCTCCGACAAAACGTTCTAGAGATGGTTCCATTATGGAATGggtaagaaattatatttattatctgTATTCCTTCCTTCCATCCATTTAATATCCATTTGGCCAGTTCTTGTCATCTGATATTTTGTTCTGATTTGCAACGAACAAGTTTGACCGTTTGCCAGCAATTCCATGTTTACTATAGcgccttattttatttttc from the Vigna angularis cultivar LongXiaoDou No.4 chromosome 3, ASM1680809v1, whole genome shotgun sequence genome contains:
- the LOC108326459 gene encoding alpha-L-fucosidase 2, which codes for MPTAMKVLIHRLLMSFVFSCLLCWAMQDGVRATMRSTPQSTWWKPLSTNAGDDESPPRPLKVTFAGPATHWTDAIPIGNGRLGAMVWGGVPSELLQLNEDTLWTGIPGDYTNKSAPQALAEVRKLVDDRKFSEATAAAVKLSGEPSDVYQLLGDIKIEFHDSHLKYSKESYYRELDLDTATAKVKYSVGDVEFTREHFVSSPDQVIVTRLSASKPGSLSFTVYFDSKMHHDSRISGQNQIIIEGRCPGSRIRPRLNSIDNPMGIRFSAVFDMQISNGVIQVLDDRKLTVEGSDSAILLLTASSSFDGPFTMPEDSKKDPTSESLSKMKSVKSFSYADLYARHIDDYQNLFHRVSLQLSKSSKTVLGKSVFFKRQSVSSQTNISQKEGDTIPTSARVKSFQTDEDPSFVELLFQYGRYLLISCSRPGSQVANLQGIWNKDVEPAWDGAPHLNINLQMNYWPALSSNLQECQEPLFDFISSLSANGKKTAKVNYETNGWVAHQVSDIWAKTSPDRGEAVWALWPMGGAWLCAHLWEHYTYTMDKDFLKNKAYPLLEECASFLLDWLIEGRGGLLETNPSTSPEHMFTAPDRKPASVSYSSTMDISIIKEVFTIIISAAEVLGRHDDAIIKRVTVYQSKLPPTKRSRDGSIMEWAEDFEDPDVHHRHVSHLFGLFPGHTISLEQTPVLCKAVESSLIKRGDDGPGWSTTWKASLWAHLHNSEHAYRMIKHLIVLVDPDHESDYEGGLYSNLFTTHPPFQIDANFGFSGAIAEMLVQSTMKDLYLLPALPRDKWANGCVKGLKARGGVTVNICWKEGDLLEVGLWSEKLNSQVRLHYRGTVVLTSLSPGRVYSYNNLLKCVKTYSLPQKN